The Pseudomonas eucalypticola genome has a window encoding:
- the prfA gene encoding peptide chain release factor 1 yields the protein MKASLLNKLDTIQDRFEELTALLGDAEIISDQARFRTFSREYAELEPVVAGYKEWLKVQADLEGAQALLKDSDPDMREMAVEEVREAKDQLVVLEGNLQRMLLPKDPNDGRNVFLEIRAGTGGDEAAIFSGDLFRMYSRYAERRGWRVEILSENEGEHGGYKEVIARVEGENVYGKLKFESGAHRVQRVPETESQGRIHTSACTVAVLPEPDERVAIEINPADLRIDTFRSSGAGGQHVNTTDSAIRITHLPTGTVVECQEERSQHKNRARAMAWLSAKLNDMQTSAAANAIASERKLLVGSGDRSERIRTYNFPQGRVTDHRVNLTLYSLDDILAGGVEAVIEPLLAEYQADQLAALGE from the coding sequence ATGAAAGCGTCACTGCTCAATAAACTGGATACCATCCAGGACCGATTCGAGGAACTGACCGCCCTGTTGGGCGATGCCGAGATCATTTCCGATCAGGCCCGCTTCCGCACCTTTTCCCGCGAGTACGCCGAACTCGAGCCGGTCGTGGCCGGTTACAAGGAGTGGCTCAAGGTACAGGCCGACCTGGAAGGTGCCCAGGCACTGCTCAAGGACAGCGACCCGGACATGCGTGAAATGGCCGTGGAGGAAGTGCGCGAGGCCAAGGATCAGTTGGTGGTGCTGGAGGGCAACCTGCAGCGCATGCTGCTGCCCAAGGACCCCAACGACGGGCGCAATGTGTTCCTGGAAATTCGCGCCGGCACCGGTGGCGACGAGGCGGCGATTTTCTCCGGCGACCTGTTCCGCATGTACTCGCGTTACGCTGAGCGCCGTGGCTGGCGGGTCGAGATCCTGTCGGAAAACGAAGGTGAACACGGCGGCTATAAAGAGGTGATCGCCCGCGTCGAGGGCGAGAACGTGTACGGCAAGCTGAAGTTCGAATCCGGCGCCCACCGCGTGCAGCGCGTGCCGGAGACCGAGTCCCAGGGCCGTATCCACACTTCGGCCTGCACCGTCGCCGTGTTGCCAGAACCCGACGAGCGCGTGGCCATCGAGATCAACCCGGCGGACCTGCGCATCGATACTTTCCGGTCCTCGGGCGCGGGCGGCCAGCACGTCAACACCACCGACTCGGCCATCCGTATCACCCACTTGCCGACTGGCACGGTGGTGGAGTGCCAGGAAGAACGCTCGCAGCACAAGAACCGTGCCCGCGCCATGGCCTGGCTGTCGGCCAAGCTCAACGACATGCAGACCAGCGCTGCGGCGAATGCCATCGCCAGCGAGCGCAAGCTGCTCGTAGGCTCGGGCGACCGTTCCGAGCGCATTCGCACCTACAATTTCCCCCAGGGCCGGGTAACGGACCATCGCGTCAACCTGACCCTGTATTCCCTGGACGACATTCTCGCGGGTGGCGTGGAAGCGGTGATCGAGCCGCTCCTGGCCGAGTATCAGGCGGACCAACTTGCGGCATTGGGTGAGTAA
- the prmC gene encoding peptide chain release factor N(5)-glutamine methyltransferase, with product MTIIASLLRNAELPESPTARLDIELLLAAALGKNRSYLHTWPERIVTTEAAATFDDYLQRRRRGEPVAYILGQQGFWKLDLEVAPHTLIPRPETELLVETALQLLPATPAKVLDLGTGTGAIALALASERGGWQVTAVDRVAEAVALAERNRERLRLGNVRVLESHWYGALAGERFHIIISNPPYIRATDPHLVAGDVRFEPASALVAGTDGLDDLRTIIAQAPAHLEPGGWLLLEHGYDQAAAVRELLAKHDFEQIESREDLGGHERITLGRLTC from the coding sequence ATGACGATCATTGCCAGCCTGCTCAGAAACGCCGAACTGCCGGAGTCGCCGACGGCGCGCCTGGACATCGAATTGCTATTGGCCGCGGCCCTGGGCAAGAACCGCAGCTACCTGCACACCTGGCCGGAGCGCATCGTCACCACCGAGGCGGCAGCTACCTTCGACGATTACCTGCAACGGCGCCGCCGTGGCGAGCCGGTGGCCTATATCCTGGGCCAGCAGGGATTCTGGAAACTCGACCTGGAAGTGGCGCCACACACCCTGATCCCGCGCCCGGAAACCGAATTGCTGGTGGAAACCGCGCTGCAGTTGCTACCCGCCACGCCTGCCAAGGTGCTGGACCTGGGCACCGGCACCGGTGCCATCGCCCTGGCGTTGGCCAGCGAGCGTGGCGGCTGGCAGGTGACCGCGGTCGACCGGGTGGCCGAGGCCGTGGCCCTGGCCGAGCGCAACCGCGAACGCCTGCGCCTGGGCAACGTGCGGGTGCTGGAAAGCCATTGGTACGGCGCGCTGGCCGGCGAGCGCTTTCACATCATAATCAGCAACCCGCCATACATCCGGGCCACCGACCCGCATCTGGTCGCCGGCGATGTACGTTTCGAACCCGCCAGTGCCCTGGTGGCCGGCACCGACGGCCTGGACGACCTGCGCACCATCATCGCCCAGGCGCCGGCGCACCTGGAGCCGGGCGGCTGGTTGTTGCTGGAACATGGTTACGACCAGGCCGCGGCGGTGCGCGAGCTGTTGGCCAAGCACGACTTCGAACAGATCGAAAGCCGCGAAGACCTCGGTGGCCATGAGCGCATCACCCTGGGGCGCCTCACATGCTGA
- the hemA gene encoding glutamyl-tRNA reductase: MAFLALGINHKTASVDVRERVAFTPEQLVEALQQLCRLTDSREAAILSTCNRSELYIEQDHLAAETVLRWLADYHQLSYEELRASAYVHEDDAAVRHMMRVASGLDSLVLGEPQILGQMKSAYAVAREAGTIGPLLGRLFQATFSAAKQVRTDTAIGENPVSVAFAAVSLAKQIFSDLQRSQALLIGAGETITLVARHLHEQGVKRIVVANRTLERASILAEQFGAHAVLLADIPQELVNSDIVISSTASQLPILGKGAVESALKLRKHKPIFMVDIAVPRDIEPEVGELDDVYLYSVDDLHDVVAENLKSRQGAAQAAEQLVSGGVDDFMARLRELAAVDVLKAYRQQSERLRDEELQKAQRMLANGSSAEEVLVQLARGLTNKLLHAPSVQLKKLSAEGRVDALAMAQELFALNEGSTDKPPQ, encoded by the coding sequence ATGGCCTTCCTTGCCCTCGGTATCAACCATAAGACTGCTTCGGTGGACGTGCGCGAACGCGTGGCCTTCACCCCTGAACAGCTGGTTGAAGCCTTGCAGCAGCTCTGCCGCCTGACCGACAGCCGCGAAGCTGCGATCCTCTCTACCTGCAACCGTAGTGAGCTGTACATAGAACAGGACCACCTGGCCGCGGAGACCGTGCTGCGCTGGCTGGCCGACTATCACCAGCTCAGTTACGAGGAATTGCGTGCCAGTGCCTACGTGCACGAGGACGATGCGGCCGTGCGCCACATGATGCGCGTGGCCTCGGGCCTCGACTCGCTGGTGCTGGGCGAGCCGCAGATCCTCGGCCAGATGAAATCGGCCTATGCCGTGGCCCGCGAGGCCGGCACCATCGGCCCATTGCTGGGGCGGCTGTTCCAGGCCACTTTCAGCGCCGCCAAGCAGGTGCGTACCGACACGGCCATCGGCGAAAACCCGGTGTCGGTGGCCTTCGCCGCCGTGAGCCTGGCCAAGCAGATCTTCAGCGACCTGCAGCGCAGCCAGGCCTTGCTGATCGGCGCGGGTGAAACCATTACCCTGGTCGCCCGCCACCTGCATGAGCAGGGCGTGAAGCGTATCGTGGTGGCCAACCGCACCCTGGAACGCGCCAGTATCCTGGCCGAGCAGTTCGGTGCCCATGCGGTACTGCTGGCCGACATTCCCCAGGAACTGGTCAACAGCGACATCGTCATCAGTTCCACCGCTAGCCAGTTGCCGATCCTGGGCAAGGGCGCGGTGGAAAGTGCCTTGAAGTTGCGCAAGCACAAGCCCATCTTCATGGTCGACATCGCTGTTCCACGGGATATCGAGCCGGAAGTCGGCGAGCTGGATGACGTCTATCTGTATAGCGTCGATGACTTGCACGACGTAGTGGCCGAGAACCTCAAGAGCCGGCAGGGCGCTGCCCAGGCCGCCGAGCAACTGGTCAGCGGGGGTGTCGACGACTTCATGGCCCGCCTGCGCGAGTTGGCGGCGGTAGACGTGCTCAAGGCGTACCGGCAGCAGAGCGAACGCCTGCGCGACGAGGAATTGCAAAAAGCCCAGCGTATGCTGGCCAACGGTAGCAGCGCCGAAGAGGTGCTGGTGCAACTGGCCCGCGGCCTGACCAACAAATTGCTGCATGCCCCCAGCGTGCAGCTCAAGAAGCTGTCCGCCGAAGGCCGCGTCGATGCGCTGGCCATGGCCCAGGAACTCTTTGCCCTCAACGAGGGCTCCACGGATAAACCCCCGCAATGA
- the murI gene encoding glutamate racemase yields MAEAPVGVFDSGVGGLSVLGEIHALLPQESLLYVADCGHIPYGEKSPVFIRERCVAVAEFFREQGAKALVLACNTATVAAVADLRERYPDWPIVGMEPAVKPAAAATRSGVVGVLATTGTLQSAKFAALLDRFANDVKVVTQPCPGLVELIETGHLHSDALRTLLRRYVEPLLAAGCDTLILGCTHYPFLKPLLRGMIPANVILIDTGAAVARQLQRLLAQRDLLASGPARPAQFWTSADPQHFREILPMLWKKSDIVSSFVR; encoded by the coding sequence ATGGCTGAGGCACCGGTCGGCGTCTTCGACTCCGGCGTCGGTGGCCTGTCGGTGCTGGGCGAGATACACGCCCTGCTACCCCAGGAGTCGCTGCTCTATGTAGCCGACTGTGGACACATCCCCTACGGCGAGAAGTCCCCGGTGTTCATCCGTGAACGCTGCGTGGCGGTCGCCGAGTTCTTCCGCGAGCAAGGCGCCAAAGCCCTGGTGCTGGCGTGCAACACCGCGACCGTGGCGGCGGTGGCTGACCTGCGCGAGCGTTACCCCGACTGGCCCATCGTCGGCATGGAACCCGCGGTGAAGCCGGCAGCAGCAGCCACTCGCAGTGGGGTGGTGGGCGTGCTGGCCACCACCGGTACCCTGCAGAGTGCCAAGTTCGCCGCCTTGCTCGACCGCTTCGCCAATGACGTGAAAGTGGTCACCCAGCCGTGCCCAGGCCTGGTCGAGCTGATCGAGACCGGGCACCTGCACAGCGACGCATTGCGTACCCTGCTGCGCCGATACGTGGAGCCGCTACTGGCTGCCGGTTGCGACACACTGATCCTCGGTTGTACGCATTATCCCTTCCTCAAACCGCTGCTCAGGGGCATGATCCCGGCCAACGTTATCCTGATCGATACGGGCGCGGCCGTGGCCCGGCAACTCCAGCGGCTACTGGCCCAACGCGACCTGCTCGCCAGCGGGCCGGCGCGGCCAGCGCAGTTCTGGACCAGTGCCGATCCGCAACACTTTCGTGAAATCCTACCTATGCTTTGGAAAAAATCCGACATTGTCAGTAGCTTTGTACGATAA
- a CDS encoding NAD(P)/FAD-dependent oxidoreductase, whose amino-acid sequence MKIAIVGSGIAGLTCAYLLNRRHEIQVFEAGAWIGGHTHTLDIEHQGERHAIDTGFIVFNEWTYPNFIALLEQLGVAFKPTEMSFSVCDPASGLEYNGNNLNSLFAQRRNLLSAGFWGMLKDILRFNREAIDDLANHRITAQTTLGQYLRVKGYGQRFIDHYIVPMGAAIWSMSLQDMLNFPLQFFVRFFKNHGLLSVTHRPQWYVVQGGSSRYIAPLTASFAERIHLHCPVSRVERDDDGVTVHSPRGAERFDKVVFACHSDQALRLLAEPSTAESQILGALPYADNDVVLHTDTRRLPQRRLAWASWNYRLTEGQAAAVTYDMNILQGLRSDTTFCVSLNQTAHIDPASILARYTYAHPQYSLAGMAAQARWQELLGARHSYYCGAYWANGFHEDGVTSALRVAHAFGEAL is encoded by the coding sequence ATGAAAATTGCCATCGTCGGCAGTGGCATCGCTGGCCTTACTTGCGCCTACCTGCTGAACCGCCGCCATGAGATACAGGTGTTTGAGGCCGGCGCCTGGATCGGCGGCCATACCCACACGCTGGACATTGAACACCAGGGCGAACGCCACGCCATCGATACGGGCTTCATCGTGTTCAATGAATGGACCTACCCGAATTTCATCGCCCTGCTCGAACAACTGGGCGTCGCATTCAAGCCTACCGAAATGAGCTTCTCAGTATGCGACCCGGCCAGCGGCCTGGAGTACAACGGCAACAACCTCAACAGCCTGTTCGCCCAGCGCCGCAACCTGTTGTCGGCGGGCTTCTGGGGCATGCTCAAGGACATCCTGCGCTTCAACCGCGAAGCCATCGACGACCTGGCCAACCACCGCATCACCGCGCAGACCACGCTTGGCCAGTACCTGAGGGTGAAGGGTTACGGGCAACGGTTCATCGACCATTACATCGTGCCCATGGGCGCGGCGATCTGGTCGATGTCGCTGCAGGACATGCTGAATTTTCCGCTGCAGTTTTTCGTGCGCTTCTTCAAGAACCACGGGCTGCTCTCGGTCACCCATCGCCCCCAGTGGTATGTGGTTCAAGGCGGTTCCAGCCGCTATATAGCGCCGCTGACCGCCAGTTTCGCCGAGCGCATTCACCTGCACTGCCCGGTCAGCCGCGTCGAGCGGGACGACGACGGCGTGACCGTGCACAGCCCCCGCGGCGCCGAGCGTTTCGACAAGGTGGTGTTTGCCTGCCACAGCGACCAGGCCCTGAGGTTGCTGGCCGAACCCAGCACGGCAGAGAGCCAGATCCTCGGCGCCCTGCCCTATGCCGACAATGACGTGGTGCTGCACACCGACACGCGCCGGTTGCCGCAACGCCGGCTGGCCTGGGCCAGCTGGAACTACCGCTTGACTGAAGGCCAGGCGGCCGCGGTCACCTACGACATGAACATCCTGCAGGGGCTGCGCAGCGATACCACCTTCTGCGTTAGCCTGAACCAGACCGCGCACATCGACCCGGCCAGCATCCTGGCCCGCTACACCTACGCACACCCGCAATACAGCCTGGCGGGCATGGCCGCCCAGGCACGCTGGCAGGAATTGCTGGGGGCACGCCACAGCTATTATTGCGGCGCCTACTGGGCCAACGGCTTCCACGAGGACGGCGTTACCAGCGCCCTGCGGGTAGCGCACGCGTTCGGTGAAGCCCTGTGA
- a CDS encoding acyloxyacyl hydrolase — MKKLVGLVALAALTFGQSMAAHALDGSVSVGTTGDGGMVYRLGLQSDWDKSWLQSSTGRLTGYWDGGYTYWGSSSHGPSNNTLSFAPVFRYEFDGGSVKPFVEAGIGVAFFSSLEVGDNKLGTSFNFEDRVGFGLRFAGNQEVSVRGIHYSNGGIREPNDGIEAYSLNYRMPLNF; from the coding sequence ATGAAAAAACTGGTCGGCTTGGTTGCGCTTGCAGCCTTAACGTTTGGGCAGAGCATGGCCGCGCATGCGCTGGATGGGTCGGTGTCGGTAGGGACCACAGGTGATGGGGGGATGGTGTACCGGCTGGGGTTGCAGTCGGACTGGGACAAAAGCTGGCTGCAGTCCAGCACGGGTCGGCTGACCGGCTACTGGGACGGTGGTTACACCTATTGGGGGTCGTCCAGCCACGGACCGTCGAACAACACATTGTCGTTCGCACCGGTCTTTCGCTATGAATTCGATGGTGGCTCGGTGAAGCCATTCGTGGAGGCGGGCATCGGCGTGGCGTTCTTCTCCAGTCTGGAAGTGGGTGACAACAAACTCGGGACTTCCTTCAACTTCGAAGACCGTGTCGGCTTCGGCCTGCGTTTTGCCGGCAACCAGGAAGTGTCGGTCCGTGGCATCCACTATTCCAACGGTGGTATCAGGGAGCCGAACGACGGTATCGAGGCCTACTCGCTGAACTACCGGATGCCGCTGAACTTCTGA
- a CDS encoding molybdopterin-synthase adenylyltransferase MoeB, translating to MLSDEELLRYSRQVLLSQVDIDGQLKLKAGRALIVGLGGLGSPVALYLAAAGVGELHLADFDTVDLTNLQRQVLHDTASVGMSKVDSALQRLAAINPQVKLVAHRQALDEDSLAAAVAAVDLVLDCSDNFGTREAVNAACVAAGKPLVSGAAIRLEGQLSVFDPRRPESPCYHCLYGHGSEAELTCSEAGVVGPLVGLVGSLQALEALKLLAGFGDPLVGRLLLVDALGTRFRELRVKRDPACSVCGPAHG from the coding sequence ATGCTGAGCGACGAGGAGCTGCTGCGCTATAGCCGGCAGGTGCTGCTGTCGCAGGTCGATATCGACGGCCAACTGAAACTCAAGGCCGGCCGTGCGCTGATCGTCGGCCTCGGGGGCCTGGGGTCCCCGGTGGCGCTGTACCTGGCGGCAGCCGGTGTGGGGGAGTTGCACCTGGCAGACTTCGACACCGTGGACCTGACCAACCTGCAACGTCAGGTGCTGCATGACACCGCCAGCGTTGGCATGAGCAAGGTCGACTCGGCGTTGCAGCGGCTGGCGGCGATCAATCCCCAGGTCAAGCTGGTGGCCCACCGCCAAGCGCTGGATGAAGACTCCCTGGCTGCCGCGGTCGCCGCGGTGGACCTGGTGCTCGACTGTTCCGACAACTTCGGCACCCGCGAGGCGGTCAACGCTGCCTGCGTGGCGGCTGGCAAGCCACTGGTCAGCGGCGCGGCCATTCGCCTGGAAGGGCAGCTGTCGGTGTTTGACCCGCGCCGCCCCGAGAGCCCCTGCTACCACTGCCTGTACGGCCATGGCAGCGAAGCCGAACTGACCTGCAGCGAAGCGGGTGTGGTCGGCCCATTGGTAGGTCTGGTGGGCAGCTTGCAGGCCCTGGAGGCGCTGAAGCTGCTGGCCGGTTTCGGTGACCCGCTGGTGGGCCGCCTGCTGCTGGTGGACGCCTTGGGCACGCGGTTTCGCGAGTTGCGCGTCAAGCGCGACCCGGCGTGCAGTGTCTGTGGGCCGGCCCATGGCTGA
- a CDS encoding SAM-dependent methyltransferase yields the protein MNSSPAKALPFSTHGLTSSLLRRGVLNQLNSLRHGQLLIVEGDDRLQFGNASSPLVGEIHVHDSAAWGLVASGGSIGAGEAFIHGYWTSPDLTAVVRVFVSNLDVLDAMERGLARLNRPLVRALHWLNRNTRKGSQKNIAAHYDLGNELFEQFLDPTMMYSAAQFAGPEDSLEQAQLNKLERICQKLALVPSDHLLEIGTGWGSMALYAASHYGCRVTTTTLSREQYEYTRQRIDAQGLQDRVTLLLSDYRDLTGSYDKLVSIEMIEAVGHRFLPTYFQKCADLLKPDGVMLLQAITIREQRYEQARHSVDFIQRYIFPGGALPSVQAMLQIVGRDTDMNLLHMEDFGLHYARTLRLWHDNFRRAHNRLRELGYDDYFLRLWEFYLCYCEGGFLERTIGTAQLLLAKPSAQPQPLLGRFDA from the coding sequence ATGAATAGTTCACCGGCCAAGGCCCTCCCATTCAGCACCCATGGCCTGACCAGCTCGCTATTGCGCCGCGGGGTTCTAAACCAATTGAACTCACTGCGCCATGGGCAATTGCTGATCGTGGAAGGTGATGACCGATTGCAGTTCGGCAACGCCAGCTCGCCACTGGTAGGCGAGATTCATGTGCATGACAGCGCGGCCTGGGGCTTGGTGGCCAGCGGCGGTTCCATCGGCGCGGGCGAGGCGTTCATCCATGGTTACTGGACCAGCCCGGATCTGACGGCGGTGGTTCGGGTATTCGTCAGCAACCTTGACGTGCTCGACGCCATGGAGCGCGGCCTGGCGCGCCTGAATCGGCCGCTGGTGCGGGCCCTGCACTGGCTCAACCGCAATACCCGCAAAGGCTCGCAGAAGAACATCGCCGCCCACTACGATCTGGGCAACGAGCTGTTCGAGCAGTTCCTCGACCCGACCATGATGTACTCGGCCGCGCAGTTCGCCGGTCCCGAAGATAGCCTGGAACAGGCGCAGCTGAACAAACTGGAGCGCATCTGCCAGAAACTGGCGTTGGTGCCCAGCGACCACCTGCTGGAAATCGGCACCGGCTGGGGCAGCATGGCGCTGTACGCGGCCAGCCACTATGGCTGCCGGGTCACAACCACCACGCTGTCGCGCGAGCAGTACGAGTACACCCGCCAGCGCATCGATGCCCAAGGCCTGCAAGACCGTGTCACGCTATTGCTGTCCGACTACCGGGACCTCACGGGCAGCTATGACAAACTGGTGTCCATCGAAATGATCGAGGCCGTGGGCCACCGCTTCCTGCCCACCTATTTCCAGAAATGTGCCGACCTGCTCAAACCCGACGGGGTGATGCTGCTGCAGGCCATCACCATCCGCGAACAACGCTACGAGCAGGCCCGACACAGCGTCGACTTCATTCAGCGCTACATCTTTCCAGGCGGTGCCTTGCCTTCGGTGCAAGCGATGTTGCAGATCGTGGGGCGCGACACCGACATGAACCTGTTGCACATGGAGGACTTTGGCCTGCACTACGCGCGCACCTTGCGGCTATGGCACGACAACTTCCGCCGGGCCCACAACCGTCTGCGGGAACTGGGCTACGACGATTATTTCCTGCGCCTGTGGGAGTTCTACCTGTGCTACTGCGAAGGCGGGTTCCTGGAGCGCACCATCGGCACCGCGCAATTGCTGCTGGCCAAGCCGTCGGCGCAACCGCAGCCATTGCTCGGGCGCTTCGATGCTTGA
- a CDS encoding DUF2878 domain-containing protein: MLEKAANAVLFQAGWFACVLGGNSGWLIVPVVILVAHWIWHGEGRLMAEAFLFGLLLDSALMWLNLFDFNPNGKWVPLWLALLWPLLASTLRHCLAWTARPWWLAAGLGAVAGPMSYYAGGRLAGVGFPHGTGVTVGVLALIWAVVFVCLHRRAMALAS, encoded by the coding sequence ATGCTTGAAAAGGCCGCCAATGCAGTGCTGTTCCAGGCCGGCTGGTTTGCCTGCGTGCTGGGGGGCAATAGCGGCTGGTTGATAGTGCCCGTGGTGATACTGGTCGCCCATTGGATCTGGCACGGTGAGGGCCGCCTGATGGCCGAAGCCTTTTTATTCGGCCTGTTGCTGGACAGTGCACTGATGTGGCTGAACCTGTTCGACTTCAACCCCAACGGCAAATGGGTGCCCCTGTGGCTGGCATTGCTGTGGCCGTTGCTGGCATCCACGTTGCGCCATTGCCTGGCCTGGACGGCACGGCCGTGGTGGCTGGCAGCGGGGCTTGGGGCGGTAGCGGGGCCAATGTCGTACTACGCTGGCGGGCGGTTGGCGGGAGTGGGGTTTCCCCATGGTACGGGGGTCACAGTGGGGGTATTGGCGCTGATCTGGGCGGTGGTGTTCGTATGCTTGCACCGGCGAGCAATGGCCCTGGCAAGCTGA
- a CDS encoding DUF1365 domain-containing protein, which yields MNSALYSGWVSHRRFLPRGHQFRYRIGLLYLDLAEQAQVLGLSPLSGTSRWAPFAFRETDYLREYTRQGTPLATAVRQCVGKALGAEPQGAVRLLTQARSFGLAFNPVSFFYCFDADERLAAILCEVTNTPWRERYHYVLPAQGEGFEHFAVAKAFHVSPFLPRDLEYRMSFSPPGERLGVHMADWQGENKVFDATLNLQRQAMSGASLHRQLASFPWMTAKTCLAIYWQALRLALKRMPLFDHRAADGSYRAATAQAKERRHE from the coding sequence GTGAACAGTGCCCTGTACAGCGGCTGGGTGAGCCACCGGCGCTTTCTGCCCCGCGGCCACCAGTTCCGCTACCGCATCGGGCTGCTGTACCTGGACCTGGCTGAACAGGCACAGGTGCTGGGCCTGTCACCGTTGTCAGGAACCAGCCGCTGGGCCCCGTTCGCGTTCCGGGAAACGGATTATCTGCGTGAATACACCCGCCAGGGCACGCCCCTGGCCACCGCTGTGCGCCAGTGCGTGGGCAAGGCGCTGGGGGCTGAGCCCCAGGGGGCCGTCCGCCTGCTGACCCAGGCACGCAGCTTCGGCCTGGCGTTCAACCCGGTCAGCTTTTTCTACTGTTTCGATGCCGATGAGCGGCTGGCGGCGATCCTGTGCGAAGTGACCAACACCCCATGGCGCGAACGCTACCACTACGTGCTGCCCGCCCAGGGCGAGGGTTTCGAGCATTTTGCCGTGGCCAAGGCCTTCCACGTTTCACCCTTCCTGCCTCGCGACCTGGAATACCGCATGAGCTTCAGCCCGCCCGGCGAACGCCTCGGCGTGCACATGGCTGACTGGCAGGGTGAAAACAAAGTATTCGACGCCACCCTGAACCTGCAACGCCAGGCCATGAGCGGCGCCAGCCTGCATCGGCAACTGGCGAGTTTCCCCTGGATGACCGCCAAGACCTGCCTGGCCATCTATTGGCAAGCGTTGCGCCTGGCCCTCAAACGAATGCCCCTTTTCGACCATCGCGCGGCGGACGGTTCATATCGCGCAGCCACCGCCCAAGCAAAGGAACGACGCCATGAATAG
- a CDS encoding SDR family NAD(P)-dependent oxidoreductase: protein MAETPRRIWLTGASSGLGAALAEALLHSGAHLALSARTEAPLAQLALRFPGQVLVVAGDLTDRQQVQAMGAAIEQHWGGVDTVILNAGTCEYVDTRHFDAELFERVIRTNLFATGYCIEAALPLLRQGVRPHLVGVASSVTYLPLPRSEAYGASKAGQRYLFESLRLDLAHEHIDVTVVSPGFIDTPLTRKNDFPMPMLVSARQAAAYIAARLERRPLEIAFPTLFIGALRLLAWLPAWLRVWIGKRLVRQATTQGDA, encoded by the coding sequence ATGGCTGAAACCCCGCGGCGCATCTGGCTGACCGGCGCCAGCAGTGGCCTGGGCGCGGCCTTGGCCGAGGCATTGCTGCACAGCGGTGCCCACCTGGCCCTGAGCGCGCGCACCGAAGCGCCCCTGGCGCAACTGGCCCTGCGCTTTCCCGGCCAGGTACTGGTGGTGGCCGGCGACCTGACCGACCGCCAGCAGGTGCAGGCCATGGGCGCCGCGATCGAGCAACATTGGGGTGGCGTCGACACCGTGATCCTCAACGCCGGCACCTGTGAGTACGTGGACACCCGGCACTTCGACGCCGAACTGTTCGAACGGGTGATCCGCACCAACCTGTTCGCCACCGGCTACTGCATCGAGGCCGCCCTGCCCTTGCTGCGCCAAGGCGTGCGCCCGCACCTGGTCGGGGTGGCCAGCAGCGTGACCTACCTGCCGCTGCCACGGTCGGAAGCCTATGGCGCGTCCAAGGCCGGTCAGCGCTACCTGTTCGAATCCCTGCGCCTGGACCTGGCCCACGAACATATCGACGTCACGGTAGTGAGCCCGGGCTTCATCGACACCCCACTGACGCGCAAGAACGACTTCCCCATGCCCATGCTGGTCAGCGCCCGTCAGGCGGCAGCCTATATTGCTGCGCGCCTGGAACGCCGCCCGCTGGAAATTGCCTTTCCCACGCTGTTCATCGGCGCGCTGCGCTTGCTGGCCTGGCTGCCCGCCTGGCTGCGCGTGTGGATAGGCAAGCGTCTGGTGCGCCAGGCCACCACGCAGGGGGACGCCTGA